One window of Fusarium keratoplasticum isolate Fu6.1 chromosome 2, whole genome shotgun sequence genomic DNA carries:
- a CDS encoding 2-methoxy-6-polyprenyl-1,4-benzoquinol methylase, mitochondrial, with product MTNPAVSIALLILTLFAIFGLVAWFMKDKVHTFVRALSVHQTIPHTPEAQFSPTMASRTALRSFSRSLNPSRRPAAFVRPFSSSNALRNTTPTSDRPTHFGYETVTEGEKQQRVAGVFTSVAESYDKMNDLMSLGIHRLWKDYFISSLNPGATNPPGQPQRILDVAGGTGDIAFRHLQHAHEFNRNPNVTVTISDINPDMLAVGRQRSLALPASHQSALSFLEANAEVLPAQLEDNSLDLYTVAFGIRNFSNIPAALKEAHRVLKPGGVFACLEFSKVDKYPLFNAVYKQWSFSAIPLIGQLVAGDRDSYQYLVESIERFPSQVEFRDMIKDAGFVVAGEGYEDLTGGIAAIHKGMKPL from the exons ATGACCAACCCAGCTGTTAGCATCGCTCTTCTCATTCTTACTCTGTTTGCAATCTTTGGCCTCGTTGCCTGGTTCATGAAGGACAAGGTGCACACCTTTGTTCGGGCTCTCAGCGTTCACC AGACCATCCCTCATACCCCCGAGGCCCAATTCTCGCCCACAATGGCCTCCCGCACAGCTCTCCGGAGCTTCTCCCGCTCGTTGAACCCCTCAAGACGCCCTGCCGCTTTTGTCCGccccttctcttcctccaatGCCCTGCGCAACACCACTCCCACCTCCGATCGCCCTACCCACTTTGGCTATGAGACCGTcaccgagggcgagaagcagcagcgtGTCGCTGGTGTCTTTACCAGTGTCGCCGAGTCCTATGATAAGATGAATGACTTGATGTCCCTAGGCATTCATCGCCTGTGGAA GGACTACTTTATCTCTTCGCTCAACCCTGGTGCTACCAACCCTCCTGGCCAGCCCCAGCGCATCCTCGACGTCGCCGGCGGTACCGGTGACATTGCCTTCCGTCACCTACAGCACGCCCACGAGTTCAATCGCAATCCCAACGTGACAGTTACCATCTCCGACATCAACCCCGACATGCTAGCCGTGGGTCGCCAGCGTTCCCTCGCCCTCCCCGCATCCCACCAGTCCGCCCTTTCTTTCCTCGAGGCCAATGCTGAGGTCCTCCCCGCTCAGCTCGAGGACAACTCTCTCGACCTCTATACCGTTGCCTTTGGCATCCGCAACTTCTCCAACATCCCTGCTGCCCTGAAGGAGGCTCACCGAGTTCTCAAGCCTGGCGGTGTCTTTGCCTGCCTCGAGTTctccaaggtcgacaagtATCCCCTGTTCAACGCCGTCTACAAGCAGTGGTCGTTCAGTGCCATTCCCTTGATCGGCCAGCTGGTCGCCGGAGACCGAGACAGCTACCAGTACCTAGTTGAGAGTATCGAGAGGTTCCCTAGCCAAGTGGAATTTAGGGACATGATCAAGGATGCTGGCTTTGTTGTCGCTGGTGAGGGTTACGAGGACCTGACCGGCGGTATCGCCGCCATCCACAAGGGCATGAAGCCCCTATAA
- a CDS encoding DUF2433 domain-containing protein, whose product MRRSSSSQSFPGRHSRYCRTNSIADQRQPRPYNNPGSSYLQNGASGGLPPHGAAPLLPNQGRVVQTGPIRVLCIADVRGNLRSLNDLAKQARADHIIHTGDFGFYDDTSLERIAEKTLKHVAQYSPLISEPVKKAIQQGGPGPVKTRFPPSELPLSELPLLISGELKLDVPVYTVWGACEDVRVLEKFRTGEYKVPNLHIIDEARSMLLEVGGVKLRLLGLGGAVVMHKLFDNGEGRTTIAGGQGTMWTTLLQMGELVDTAHRVYDPTETRIFVTHASPAREGILNQLSVTLKADFSISAGLHFRYGSSYNEFSVNPTLDHYRGKLAASKASFNDVWETVKGEVEPAIQQNEAQQNLLKNALQLVEKMPTTAAGGNPFGGPVAGQAALGQVDESAFKNMWNFNLADAAFGYLVLEIQDGRIGTEMRAQGFNFSHRGAKQQPGIPPATAPAPTAGIPSPAPPSTQSSVPPPTSRQPSAVQPAKPTVATPLPGPPKPATPQPAPSSSSPAPPPPSKEADKAPVPAAANGSAHVPEPVSSPAPKTPASDIIGLFIMNVSTEDQCRELFDEEDKAKILKVEKWGNSNKVVQFKTTEDRDAAMARLPEEVKTRTQEDRSKPLVKIFQHREGKSYGNRGGAGNWGASGRGGATSTSGYRSAGGASDSESNRRGGRGGRGRGGDRGRGGRGRGGLKGETGTSSPAPSTPAE is encoded by the exons ATGAGGCGCTCGTCGAGTTCCCAGAGTTTCCCAGGCAGACATTCGAGATACTGCCGGACGAACTCGATCGCTGACCAAAGACAGCCGCGACCATACAATAACCCAGGCTCGAGCTACCTCCAGAACGGTGCGAGCGGCGGCCTCCCTCCCCACGGTGCCGCGCCTCTTCTGCCAAACCAGGGCCGTGTTGTCCAAACAGGTCCCATAAGAGTTCTCTGCATTGCCGATGTGCGAG GAAACCTGAGATCGCTCAACGACCTTGCGAAACAAGCCCGGGCTGACCACATCATCCACACTGGTGATTTTGGCTTTTACGACGACACTTCCTTGGAACGAATCGCCGAGAAGACGCTTAAGCATGTCGCCCAATATTCGCCCCTGATCTCCGAgcccgtcaagaaggccatccAACAAGGCGGCCCCGGCCCCGTCAAGACTCGATTCCCCCCTAGCGAGCTACCTCTCTCAGAactccctctcctcatcagcggAGAGCTCAAGCTGGATGTTCCCGTCTACACCGTCTGGGGTGCTTGTGAGGATGTCCGAGTACTAGAGAAGTTCCGAACCGGCGAGTACAAGGTTCCCAACCTGCACATTATCGATGAGGCTCGATCGATGCTCTTGGAGGTTGGTGGCGTCAAGCTGAGGCTActcggccttggtggtgctgtTGTCATGCACAAGCTCTTCGACAACGGTGAGGGCCGCACCACTATTGCTGGTGGACAGGGAACCATGTGGACGACTCTTCTGCAGATGGGAGAGCTCGTTGATACTGCTCACAGAGTCTACGATCCTACTGAGACCCGTATCTTTGTCACACACGCCTCTCCTGCGCGAGAGGGTATCCTGAACCAGCTCTCGGTGACGCTCAAGGCCGActtctccatctctgccGGCCTTCACTTCCGATACGGTAGCTCCTACAACGAGTTCAGCGTCAACCCGACTCTCGACCACTACCGAGGCAAGCttgccgcctccaaggctTCCTTCAACGACGTCTGGGAGACGGTcaagggtgaggttgagccCGCCATTCAGCAGAATGAGGCCCAACAGAACCTCCTTAAGAATGCACTACAACTTGTCGAGAAGATGCCCACGACTGCTGCAGGCGGCAACCCCTTCGGCGGCCCTGTCGCTGGTCAGGCAGCTCTCGGCCAAGTCGACGAGAGTGCATTCAAGAACATGTGGAACTTCAACCTTGCTGATGCCGCCTTCGGCTATCTCGTCCTGGAGATCCAAGACGGCCGAATTGGTACAGAGATGCGCGCCCAGGGTTTCAACTTCTCCCACCGAGGAGCCAAGCAGCAACCCGGTATCCCCCCTGCGACAGCACCAGCTCCTACCGCCGGAATTCCTTCGCCCGCCCCTCCCTCTACTCAATCCAGCGTCCCGCCGCCTACAAGCCGACAGCCATCTGCAGTGCAGCCTGCTAAGCCTACCGTAGCCACGCCCCTACCTGGTCCCCCGAAGCCCGCCACCCCCCAGCCAGCCCCGAGCTCGAGCAGTCccgcccctccccctcctaGCAAGGAAGCTGACAAGGCTCCCGTCCCGGCTGCAGCTAACGGCTCCGCCCACGTCCCTGAGCCCGTTTCTTCCCCCGCTCCCAAGACTCCTGCTTCCGACATCATTGGTCTCTTCATTATGAACGTTAGCACCGAGGACCAATGCAGAGAGCTctttgatgaggaggacaaggccaagatcctTAAGGTTGAGAAATGGGGCAACTCTAACAAGGTCGTCCAATTCAAGACGACCGAGGATCGTGATGCCGCTATGGCCCGATTGCCCGAGGAGGTCAAAACTCGAACTCAAGAGGATCGATCCAAGCCCCTTGTGAAGATCTTCCAACATCGCGAGGGCAAGTCGTATGGCAACCGAGGTGGTGCCGGTAACTGGGGTGCCAGCGGACGTGGCGGAGCGACCAGCACGAGCGGCTACCGAAGCGCTGGAGGCGCCAGTGACTCGGAATCGAACCGACGTGGTGGTCGCGGcggccgtggccgtggcggAGATCGTGGTCGAGGTGGCCGCGGCCGTGGAGGTCTCAAGGGCGAGACTGGTACCTCGTCGCCGGCCCCCTCTACCCCCGCCGAATAA
- a CDS encoding NADH-ubiquinone oxidoreductase 30.4 kDa subunit, mitochondrial codes for MATTISRSRALASALRPAKPSVQAFNDQAIRCLSSSARQYVAMPKESPNMRMAPRDHIGTLKAPIVNPADKYQSKADNMHRYGAWLMGCLPKYIQQFSVWKDELTIYISPSGVYPVFSFLKYNTAAEFTQVSTVTAADYPTRENRFEIVYNLLSVRHNSRIRVKTYADEASPVPSITGLFDGANWYEREVYDLYGVFFAGHPDLRRIMTDYGFEGHPLRKDFPLTGYTEIRYDEEKKRIVTEPLELTQAFRNFEGGSSAWEPVGAGQDRTPESFKLPTPKPEEKKEEPKK; via the exons ATGGCGACCACGATCTCTCGAAGCAGGGCCCTGGCCTCAGCTCTGCGGCCCGCGAAGCCTTCCGTTCAGGCCTTCAACGACCAAGCAATCCGCTGCTTGTCCAGCTCGGCTCGTCAATATGTCGCAATGCCGAAGGAGTCGCCCAACATGCGAATGGCCCCCCGAGACCACATCGGCACCCTCAAGGCGCCCATTGTCAACCCTGCCGACAAGTACCAGAGCAAGGCTGACAACATGCACCGATACGGTGCCTGGCTGATGGGTTGCCTGCCCAAGTACATCCAGCAGTTCTCTGTCTGGAAGGACGAGCTCACCATCTACATCTCGCCCTCGGGTGTTTATCCCGTCTTCAGCTTCCTGAAGT ACAACACCGCTGCCGAGTTCACCCAGGTCAGCACCGTCACTGCCGCCGACTACCCCACGCGCGAGAACCGATTCGAGATTGTCTACAACCTTCTCTCGGTCCGTCACAACTCCCGCATCCGTGTCAAGACCTACGCCGACGAGGCTTCCCCCGTGCCCAGCATCACCGGTCTCTTTGACGGTGCCAACTGGTACGAGCGAGAGGTCTACGATCTTTACGGAGTCTTCTTTGCCGGCCATCCCGATCTCCGACGAATCATGACCGACTACGGTTTTGAGGGTCACCCTCTGCGCAAGGACTTCCCCTTGACTGGTTACACCGAGATCCGatacgacgaggagaagaagcgtATCGTGACCGAGCCCCTTGAGCTTACCCAAGCCTTCCGCAACTTTGAGGGTGGATCCAGCGCCTGGGAGCCTGTCGGAGCCGGACAGGACCGCACACCCGAGTCGTTCAAGCTGCCAACACCCAAGccggaggagaagaaggaggagccgAAGAAATAA
- a CDS encoding 2-oxoisovalerate dehydrogenase subunit alpha — MKSRALRHVALRRAALARPQAVPFALRSASSLSQRPNSDFVSFPGALKSAFTTTLKFEAPESYPALPTYRVVDQHGAVVDESFKPDISDEEVIRLYKDMVFISIMDLIMFDAQRQGRLSFYMVSAGEEAVSIGSSSVLDREDVMFCQYREQGVFKERGWTAKEFMGQLFANKRDPGRGRSMPVHYGSKELNIHSISSPLATQLPQASGAAYALKMQRLQDPNVKPRVVAAFFGEGAASEGDFHAALNIAATRSCPVIFICRNNGYAISTPTLDQYRGDGIASRGIGYGIDTIRIDGNDIWAVREATKKAREMALQDGGKPVLIEAMTYRVSHHSTSDDSFAYRARVEVEDWKRRDNPITRLRKWMEAKGIWDEAKEKEARDSLRKEILKAFSEAEREKKPPIRAMFEDVYEELTEDLKAQMAELKEMLDKYPEEYDVAEFEGGKDSLKP, encoded by the exons ATGAAGTCTCGAGCTTTGCGACACGTCGCCCTGCGAAGGGCTGCCCTCGCCAGACCGCAGGCCGTGCCTTTTGCTCTTCGATCAGCCAGCAGTCTCTCGCAACGACCCAATTCCGACTTTGTCTCCTTCCCCGGTGCCCTCAAGAGTGCCTTCACGACCACGCTCAAGTTTGAGGCTCCCGAGTCGTATCCTGCCCTGCCGACGTACCGCGTTGTCGACCAACATGGCGCGGTGGTAGACGAGTCCTTCAAGCCCGATATttcggacgaggaggtgATTCGACTATACAAGGACATGGTCTTCATTTCCATCATGGATCTGATCATGTTTGATGCGCAACGGCAAGGTCGACTGAGCTTCTACATGGTCAGTGCTGGTGAGGAGGCTGTCAGCATTGGCAGCTCAAGTGTCTTGGATCGGGAGGACGTCATGTTCTGTCAATATCGAGAGCAGGGCGTGTTCAAGGAGCGAGGGTGGACGGCAAAGGAGTTTATGGGACAACTCTTTGCTAATAAGCGGGACCCTGGCCGAGGGCGGAGTATGCCTGTGCACTACGGAAGCAAGGAGTTGAATATT CATTCGATCTCGTCGCCGCTGGCAACACAACTTCCCCAGGCCTCTGGAGCTGCCTACGCTCTGAAGATGCAACGGCTTCAGGACCCCAATGTCAAACCTAGAGTGGTTGCTGCCTTCTTTGGCGAGGGCGCAGCAAGTGAAGGAGACTTTCACGCTGCATTGAACATTGCGGCCACAAGATCTTGCCCCGTGATCTTTATCTGCCGAAACAACGGCTACGCCATCTCGACACCCACGCTGGACCAGTACCGTGGTGACGGTATTGCCAGCAGAGGTATTGGTTATGGTATCGATACTATTCGCATCGATGGTAACGATATCTGGGCTGTCCGGGAAgccaccaagaaggcccgTGAGATGGCTCTCCAAGACGGTGGAAAACCCGTTCTCATCGAAGCTATGACCTATCGTGTCTCGCATCACAGCACATCAGACGATTCGTTCGCATACCGCGCGCGGGTAGAGGTCGAGGACTGGAAGCGACGTGATAACCCTATTACCCGACTCCGCAAGTGGATGGAGGCCAAGGGTATTtgggacgaggccaaggagaaggaggcccGTGATAGTCTGCGCAAGGAGATCCTGAAGGCGTTTAGCGAGGctgagagggagaagaagccccCGATCCGAGCCATGTTTGAAGACGTCTATGAGGAGCTCACAGAGGATCTGAAGGCGCAGATGGCAGAGCTGAAGGAGATGTTGGACAAGTATCCCGAGGAGTATGACGTTGCTGAGTTTGAAGGAGGCAAGGATAGCCTGAAGCCATAA
- a CDS encoding Zds-C domain-containing protein — translation MMTSSRPRGDVGDSFARRRGHLSISDPSHHVTEAIGTLYGDEDDSGSEGGRPLSDGRPLSFVGGPSAYQEQLPRPPPENQLLSVDTRRGLPRSEADAPVLDTTSINGGSGKKPQPLSPTQRSNSFEQSPKSPLSPTLSLRDVQADSQFSLTNIDNPNDIAQELSNLQALRRLSMDVGNNKDPDLPPMSLMAMPAIAPTGDDDENDPSRLLWVPARVHPELAPTEFKSFLENRVHSIRRRSGDSFLSADSETSQTDSTSGGLRRKKSMLSRQIDNSGGYVDGADRLERKRSRGHSHELSLEELVKDPTKAVQKFAQESQVPPTGPESSADDMPILPAVPGMGLRRSTRTQYRKGGSLRSGGPLSRRAGHRHQPSQSTESLSSTLDAPKGLGLTRVQSEPLSDNHSRPNRSIKRTHKFSQESLGDYDPYEGTTQDAEDKAAAATGETFQDQLPIRPSSNMPTIETSNHDEASPFPKRSSSQKTGSQAVSKGASEPEPPVEESPRSSRRSVSRQTVPQSSQPQYTSRSSYPQGQSLSDNLAANPAPLPGGGATRTDSLTFIPTLPQEERKPEKKSKKDRDDDSSSTKSSGSAWKWFKSGTDDKDKKKEESRKSKTKSVGDKGQDNVRLDVIQTSIDKNSSKGRESLVLDRDNVESKLQEERKKESHRKSDSKRDKDGLFASFFGGSKKKEEKEKEKNAKKSQHLKVPEEPVYKPLVPDMDYHWTRFPLLEERAIYRMAHIKLANPRRSLLSQVLLSNFMYSYLAIVQAMHPQMNVPISPQQKRLEEEARRKQQEEEYLAQQRMQEEQDAQDSIDQYNFDYHRAAVQYADSGNGEVDYVDDAQIYEDEHGNDHHDDYDYDGSDGYGQGVKEYYQYHDTGDDRDRRHDRREDMW, via the exons ATGATG ACCTCATCTCGACCCCGCGGCGATGTTGGCGACAGCTTTGCCCGTAGACGCGGTCATCTCTCTATTTCCGACccaagccatcatgtcaCCGAGGCTATCGGCACCCTTTAcggcgatgaagacgacTCGGGGTCCGAAGGTGGTCGACCACTGAGCGACGGCCGACCGCTGAGCTTCGTCGGAGGTCCATCGGCCTACCAAGAGCAGCTTCCACGGCCTCCCCCAGAGAATCAGCTTTTGTCTGTCGACACTCGAAGGGGACTCCCGCGCTCCGAAGCCGATGCACCCGTTCTCGACACTACCTCCATTAACGGTGGCTCAGGCAAAAAACCTCAACCGCTTTCGCCGACCCAACGAAGCAACTCGTTTGAACAATCGCCTAAATCGCCCCTCTCCCCAACTCTGTCGCTCCGCGATGTCCAGGCCGACTCTCAGTTTTCCTTAACCAACATCGACAATCCGAATGACATTGCCCAGGAACTGAGCAACCTGCAAGCCCTGAGACGGTTATCCATGGACGTTGGAAACAACAAGGATCCAGATTTGCCGCccatgtccttgatggctaTGCCAGCGATCGCACCAACcggagatgatgacgaaAATGACCCTTCGAGACTGCTTTGGGTTCCAGCAAGAGTGCACCCCGAGCTCGCACCGACCGAGTTCAAGTCATTCCTCGAGAACCGAGTGCATTCGATCCGACGAAGATCCGGTGATTCCTTCCTCTCCGCCGATAGCGAGACAAGCCAGACTGACTCGACATCTGGGGGCTTGAGGCGGAAAAAGTCGATGCTATCACGTCAGATCGACAACTCTGGAGGGTACGTCGACGGCGCTGATCGGCTGGAGAGGAAACGTTCCCGCGGCCATAGCCATGAGCTTAGCCTAGAGGAGCTTGTCAAGGATCCCACAAAGGCTGTACAGAAGTTTGCACAAGAGTCTCAAGTTCCACCAACAGGCCCCGAGAGTAGCGCAGACGACATGCCGATCTTGCCCGCGGTCCCGGGAATGGGCCTTCGCAGATCGACACGCACACAATACCGCAAGGGTGGAAGTTTACGTTCGGGTGGCCCCCTCTCTAGGCGTGCTGGACATCGGCATCAGCCTAGTCAATCAACCGAATCACTCTCGTCCACCTTGGACGCCCCCAAGGGTCTTGGGCTCACACGAGTTCAGTCAGAGCCCCTGTCAGACAACCATTCGCGTCCAAATCGCTCAATCAAGCGAACACACAAGTTCTCACAAGAGTCACTAGGGGATTATGATCCGTATGAAGGGACCACGCAGGACGCAGAAGATAAGGCTGCAGCAGCAACTGGTGAGACGTTTCAAGATCAGCTCCCTATTCGGCCATCTTCGAATATGCCTACTATCGAAACATCAAACCATGATGAGGCTTCACCTTTCCCCAAGCGATCATCGTCTCAGAAAACGGGCTCTCAGGCTGTTTCAAAAGGGGCCTCTGAACCAGAACCACCTGTGGAGGAGTCTCCTCGCTCAAGCCGACGGTCTGTGAGTCGACAGACCGTACCACAGTCGTCACAACCACAGTATACTTCTCGCTCTTCATACCCTCAAGGCCAATCCTTGAGCGATAACTTGGCGGCAAATCCTGCACCTCTCCCTGGCGGCGGCGCGACCCGGACAGATAGCCTAACATTTATTCCCACATTGCCCCAGGAGGAACGGAAACCAGAAAAGAAGTCAAAGAAGGACCGAGATGATGACTCTAGCTCCACCAAGTCCTCTGGAAGCGCCTGGAAATGGTTCAAGAGCGGGACCGatgacaaggacaagaagaaggaggagagcaGAAAGTCCAAGACCAAGTCAGTTGGTGACAAGGGCCAAGATAACGTGCGGCTGGACGTGATCCAGACTTCTATCGACAAGAATTCGTCAAAGGGCCGTGAGAGCCTGGTTCTTGATCGTGACAATGTTGAAAGTAAGCTGCAAGAGGAACGCAAGAAGGAAAGCCACCGCAAGAGCGACTCAAAGAGGGACAAGGATGGCCTCTTCGCCTCCTTCTTTGGTGgaagcaagaagaaggaggagaaagagaaagagaagaacGCCAAGAAGAGCCAACATCTCAAGGTCCCCGAGGAGCCGGTATACAAGCCATTGGTCCCTGATATGGACTACCATTGGACTCGATTCcctctcctcgaggagaggGCGATCTACCGAATGGCCCACATCAAGTTGGCCAACCCCCGACGGTCACTCCTCAGCCAAGTGCTGCTGAGTAACTTTATGTACAGTTATTTGGCTATCGTACAAGCCATGCATCCTCAAATGAATGTGCCGATTTCACCCCAACAGAAGCggctggaagaggaagctcgGCGGAAACAACAAGAAGAGGAGTACCTGGCCCAGCAGAGGATGCAGGAGGAGCAAGATGCCCAGGATTCCATCGACCAATACAACTTCGATTATCACCGG GCGGCAGTGCAATATGCTGACTCTGGCAACGGAGAGGTGGATTATGTCGATGATGCTCAGATCTACGAAGATGAGCACGGCAACGACCACCATGATGACTACGACTACGATGGATCCGATGGTTATGGCCAGGGGGTCAAGGAGTACTACCAGTACCACGACACAGGGGACGATCGAGATCGTCGGCATGACAGGCGGGAGGACATGTGGTGA